From Actinopolymorpha cephalotaxi, one genomic window encodes:
- a CDS encoding immune inhibitor A domain-containing protein: protein MRVRRATAAVASVVTVAALAAAAAGMPASASPPAKPGPARTHAPDDMPNPLGDKMRATRKVALEKVLRGEAKVQRRGKSDVVQLGKNKFAQLSMEKTDKIFTILVDFGDKTDPRTGGSAGPVHNQIPEPDRSRDNTTYWTPDFSRAHYLDMFFGQTGESMSTFYRAQSQGQYTVAGDVSDWVRLPYNEARYGSNEIPSSDGYWNLVKDSATAWYNAQRAAGRTPAQIRDYLAQFDNWDRYDFDGDGNFDEPDGYVDHFQVVHAGEGEEAGGGAQGADAVWSHRWYAFPDGQSGPELNQRGGVQFGDSGIWAGDYTTEPENGGLGVFSHEFGHDLGLPDLYDTAGGDNGTGFWTLMSSGSWLNHGKDSIGTTPGYMGAWEKLQLGWVDYDVASPDATSTNVLGPAELETGNPQALVVPLPKDEVVDHYNDPYSGSYEWWGGADDNLNNVLRRPIDLRGKSGPVTLTTKAWYDIEKGYDFLHAEVSADGGTHWSRVAAPVTGKSDGWTTLTYDLSQYAGKSIVFRFRYATDGGLHYAGPMLDDIAVTAAGATVFSDNVEGGTNGWTTNGWKRINGTVTTYKGSYYIAENRQYIGYDDTLRTGPYNFNRGITRPDWVEHYPYQNGLLVTYWNERQEDNNTSEHPGEGLILPVDARPKPIRWDNGSTLNLRAQTFDATFGPESTDPLSLSREVRNGRRVQILSAYVPKQAPVTVFDDSKPNNYWDASLPNNSVKVAGYGVRMNITGQSADKQQMTVVVAPVTKKQLTKKTQTTR, encoded by the coding sequence GTGAGAGTTCGCAGAGCCACCGCCGCCGTGGCCTCGGTGGTGACCGTCGCCGCCCTCGCCGCCGCCGCGGCCGGGATGCCGGCGTCCGCGTCACCGCCCGCAAAGCCAGGGCCCGCGCGCACCCACGCGCCCGACGACATGCCCAACCCTCTCGGCGACAAGATGCGGGCAACCCGCAAGGTCGCCCTGGAGAAGGTCCTGCGCGGCGAGGCCAAGGTGCAGCGCCGGGGCAAGTCCGACGTCGTGCAGTTGGGCAAGAACAAGTTCGCCCAGCTCAGCATGGAGAAGACCGACAAGATCTTCACCATTCTGGTCGACTTCGGGGACAAGACCGACCCCCGCACCGGCGGCTCCGCCGGTCCGGTGCACAACCAGATCCCGGAGCCCGACCGCAGCCGTGACAACACGACGTACTGGACGCCCGACTTCAGCCGCGCGCACTACCTCGACATGTTCTTCGGCCAAACCGGCGAGTCGATGTCGACGTTCTACCGCGCGCAGTCGCAGGGCCAGTACACCGTCGCCGGTGACGTGAGCGACTGGGTGCGCCTGCCCTACAACGAGGCGCGCTACGGCAGCAACGAGATCCCCTCCTCCGACGGCTACTGGAACCTCGTCAAGGACTCCGCCACCGCGTGGTACAACGCGCAGCGCGCCGCGGGCAGGACGCCCGCGCAGATCCGCGACTACCTCGCGCAGTTCGACAACTGGGACCGCTACGACTTCGACGGCGACGGAAACTTCGACGAGCCGGACGGCTACGTCGACCACTTCCAGGTCGTGCACGCCGGCGAGGGTGAGGAGGCCGGCGGCGGCGCTCAGGGAGCGGACGCGGTCTGGTCCCACCGGTGGTACGCCTTCCCCGACGGGCAGAGCGGGCCCGAGCTCAACCAGCGCGGCGGCGTGCAGTTCGGCGACTCCGGCATCTGGGCCGGTGACTACACCACCGAGCCGGAGAACGGCGGCCTCGGCGTCTTCAGCCACGAGTTCGGCCACGACCTCGGGCTGCCCGACCTCTACGACACCGCGGGCGGGGACAACGGCACCGGGTTCTGGACCCTGATGTCGTCTGGTTCGTGGCTCAACCACGGCAAGGACAGCATCGGCACCACACCCGGCTACATGGGCGCGTGGGAGAAGCTGCAGCTCGGCTGGGTCGACTACGACGTCGCCTCCCCCGACGCCACCTCCACCAACGTGCTCGGCCCGGCGGAGCTGGAGACCGGCAACCCGCAGGCCCTGGTCGTCCCTCTGCCCAAGGACGAGGTCGTCGACCACTACAACGACCCCTACTCCGGGTCGTACGAGTGGTGGGGAGGAGCCGACGACAACCTGAACAACGTGCTGCGCCGGCCGATCGACCTGCGCGGCAAGTCCGGCCCGGTGACGCTGACCACCAAGGCGTGGTACGACATCGAGAAGGGCTACGACTTCCTGCACGCGGAGGTCTCCGCCGACGGCGGCACCCACTGGAGCCGGGTCGCCGCACCTGTCACCGGCAAGTCCGACGGCTGGACCACGCTGACGTACGACCTGTCGCAGTACGCCGGCAAGTCGATCGTCTTCCGGTTCCGCTACGCCACCGACGGCGGCCTGCACTACGCCGGCCCGATGCTCGACGACATCGCGGTCACCGCGGCCGGTGCGACCGTCTTCTCCGACAACGTGGAAGGCGGCACCAACGGCTGGACCACCAACGGCTGGAAGCGCATCAACGGCACGGTGACGACGTACAAGGGCAGCTACTACATCGCCGAGAACCGCCAGTACATCGGCTACGACGACACTCTGCGGACGGGCCCGTACAACTTCAACCGGGGCATCACCCGGCCGGACTGGGTGGAGCACTACCCCTACCAGAACGGCCTGCTGGTGACCTACTGGAACGAACGCCAGGAGGACAACAACACCAGCGAGCACCCGGGCGAGGGCCTGATCCTGCCGGTCGACGCGCGCCCGAAGCCGATCCGCTGGGACAACGGCTCGACCCTCAACCTGCGTGCGCAGACCTTCGACGCGACGTTCGGGCCGGAGTCCACCGACCCGCTGTCGCTGAGCCGTGAGGTGCGCAACGGCCGCCGGGTGCAGATCCTCTCGGCGTACGTGCCGAAGCAGGCGCCGGTCACGGTGTTCGACGACTCCAAGCCGAACAACTACTGGGACGCGTCGCTGCCCAACAACAGCGTGAAGGTCGCGGGGTACGGCGTCCGGATGAACATCACCGGGCAGTCGGCGGACAAGCAGCAGATGACCGTCGTCGTCGCGCCGGTCACGAAGAAGCAGCTGACCAAGAAGACCCAGACGACCAGGTGA
- a CDS encoding ABC transporter permease has product MSALVGTRRMVRLILRRDRFVLPLWIVLLGLLPASLATGTRDLYPTLAQQEQYAQTAGTNPTFLALYGPLHASGLGGLVAQRVGFFPVVVAVISILAVVRHTRTEEDAGRRELLGATVLGRQAGLAAALLVTVCANLAFGLLMAAGLVSAGLPATGSYALGFACALGGCVFTALAGLAAQLTEGAGAARAIALGVLGAAFVVRVAGDIGGPDSGAAWLSWLSPIGWSHAVRAYGDERWWVFGLGAAVTVLLAVVAAALSARRDLGAGILPARLGPAQASPGLSGAFGLAWRLHRGLLLGWTITLALLGVVYGGVADGVRDMMNGSPQLTEMFQRMGGQSAIVDATLAAMLGTLGLIASAYAVQAALRMRAEETGGRAEPVLATAVGRVTWVASHLGFALLGPTVALAAAGITAGLAHGANTGDVAGQLPRVLAGAMVQLPAVWVLAGVAMALVGLAPRLAGVAWAVFAAFLLVGQVGVLLGLSQKVLDLSPFTHIPRLPGGHASATPLLWLTLVAAVLVVAGLAGVRRRDVPVG; this is encoded by the coding sequence ATGAGCGCCCTCGTCGGCACCCGCCGGATGGTGCGGCTGATCCTGCGCCGCGACCGATTCGTCCTGCCGTTGTGGATCGTGTTGCTCGGCCTGCTCCCGGCCAGCCTCGCGACCGGGACCCGCGACCTGTATCCCACCCTGGCCCAACAGGAGCAGTACGCCCAGACGGCCGGGACCAACCCCACCTTCCTGGCGTTGTACGGCCCACTGCACGCCAGCGGGCTCGGCGGCCTGGTCGCCCAGCGGGTCGGCTTCTTCCCGGTGGTGGTCGCGGTGATCAGCATCCTCGCCGTCGTCCGGCACACCCGGACCGAGGAGGACGCCGGTCGGCGCGAACTGCTCGGCGCCACCGTCCTCGGCCGGCAGGCCGGGTTGGCCGCCGCGCTGCTCGTCACGGTCTGCGCGAACCTCGCCTTCGGGCTGCTGATGGCGGCCGGCCTGGTTAGTGCGGGCCTGCCGGCCACCGGCTCGTACGCGCTGGGCTTCGCGTGCGCGCTGGGCGGCTGCGTGTTCACCGCGCTGGCCGGCCTGGCCGCCCAGCTCACCGAGGGGGCGGGTGCGGCCCGCGCGATCGCGCTCGGTGTGCTCGGGGCGGCGTTCGTGGTGCGGGTCGCCGGCGACATCGGCGGTCCGGACTCGGGTGCGGCCTGGCTGTCCTGGCTCTCGCCGATCGGCTGGTCGCACGCGGTCCGGGCGTACGGTGACGAGCGCTGGTGGGTGTTCGGCCTCGGTGCCGCGGTGACCGTACTCCTCGCCGTGGTGGCCGCCGCCCTGTCGGCGCGGCGCGACCTCGGGGCGGGGATCCTGCCGGCGCGGCTGGGCCCGGCGCAGGCCTCGCCGGGACTGTCCGGTGCGTTCGGCCTGGCCTGGCGGCTGCACCGCGGGTTGCTGCTCGGCTGGACCATCACGCTGGCGCTGCTCGGCGTGGTGTACGGCGGGGTGGCCGACGGCGTACGCGACATGATGAACGGCAGCCCGCAGCTGACGGAGATGTTCCAGCGCATGGGCGGCCAGTCCGCCATCGTCGACGCCACCCTCGCGGCCATGCTCGGCACGCTCGGCCTGATCGCGTCGGCGTACGCCGTGCAGGCGGCACTGCGGATGCGCGCGGAGGAGACCGGCGGCCGGGCCGAACCCGTCCTGGCCACCGCCGTCGGCCGGGTGACCTGGGTGGCGAGCCACCTCGGGTTCGCGCTGCTCGGCCCGACGGTGGCGCTGGCCGCCGCCGGGATCACCGCCGGACTCGCGCACGGCGCCAACACCGGCGACGTGGCGGGTCAGCTGCCCCGCGTCCTCGCCGGTGCGATGGTGCAGTTGCCCGCGGTGTGGGTGCTCGCCGGCGTCGCGATGGCGCTGGTCGGGCTGGCGCCGCGGCTGGCCGGGGTCGCCTGGGCGGTGTTCGCGGCGTTCCTGCTGGTGGGTCAGGTGGGCGTGCTGCTCGGCCTGAGCCAGAAGGTGCTCGACCTCTCGCCCTTCACCCACATCCCGCGGCTGCCGGGCGGGCACGCGTCCGCCACGCCGTTGCTGTGGCTGACGTTGGTCGCCGCGGTGCTCGTGGTCGCCGGGCTGGCCGGCGTACGGCGACGGGACGTGCCGGTCGGCTGA
- a CDS encoding aldo/keto reductase — MRYRSLGRSGLLVSVVGLGCNNFGGRLDLAATRAVVDAALDAGVTLFDTADVYGGRGGSEELLGQALAGHRDEVVLATKFAGDMGYGPVAGAPGGRAYIRRAVEASLRRLRTDHIDLYQIHRPDPDTPIEETLAALDELVKEGKVRYLGHSNFSGWQLAEAHHVARELGTTAFVSAQNHWSLLERAAETDLVPAAAHYGVGVLPYFPLANGLLTGKVRRGGAIPENSRLAGREGYVTEEKLDRVEALAAWAKEHDRSLLEVAVGGLAGRPVCGSVIAGATSAEQVRANAAAAEWEPTEAELAEIDQLVPPPGR; from the coding sequence ATGCGCTATCGATCTCTTGGACGTTCCGGTCTGCTGGTCTCGGTCGTCGGCCTCGGCTGCAACAACTTCGGCGGCCGGCTCGACCTCGCCGCCACCCGTGCGGTCGTCGACGCCGCCCTCGACGCAGGCGTCACGTTGTTCGACACCGCCGACGTCTACGGCGGCCGCGGCGGCTCGGAGGAGCTGCTCGGCCAGGCGCTCGCCGGCCACCGCGACGAGGTGGTGCTGGCCACGAAGTTCGCCGGGGACATGGGGTACGGCCCGGTCGCGGGTGCGCCGGGAGGGCGTGCCTACATCCGTCGCGCGGTCGAGGCGTCACTGCGGCGGCTGCGCACCGACCACATCGACCTCTACCAGATCCACCGTCCGGATCCGGACACCCCGATCGAGGAGACCCTGGCCGCGCTGGACGAGCTGGTCAAGGAGGGCAAGGTCCGCTACCTCGGCCACTCCAACTTCTCCGGCTGGCAGCTCGCCGAGGCCCATCACGTCGCCCGCGAGCTCGGCACGACCGCGTTCGTCTCCGCCCAGAACCACTGGTCCCTGCTCGAGCGGGCGGCCGAGACCGACCTCGTGCCCGCTGCCGCGCACTACGGCGTGGGCGTGCTGCCCTACTTCCCGCTGGCCAACGGCCTGCTCACCGGCAAGGTCCGGCGCGGAGGCGCGATTCCGGAAAACTCCCGGCTGGCCGGCCGGGAAGGCTACGTCACCGAGGAGAAGCTCGACCGGGTGGAGGCGCTGGCCGCCTGGGCGAAGGAGCACGACCGGTCCTTGCTGGAGGTCGCCGTCGGCGGGCTGGCGGGGCGCCCGGTCTGCGGGTCGGTCATCGCCGGCGCCACCTCCGCGGAGCAGGTGCGGGCCAACGCCGCCGCGGCCGAGTGGGAGCCGACCGAGGCGGAGCTCGCCGAGATCGACCAGCTGGTGCCGCCGCCCGGACGCTGA
- a CDS encoding GbsR/MarR family transcriptional regulator, with product MTTETTRDAGPAAERDEEKVRRFVEHMAMVFEDWGFPRMAARVLLTMMAADEETLTAGELAERLEVSAAAISGAVRYLQHLGMLSREPVPGSRTHRYRLPDDVWYETSINKRGALANVAALADEGARSLGGSDTPSGRRMEQMRDFYTFIDGALVDLMAKWEAERTTKAEHRAKARRS from the coding sequence ATGACCACCGAGACCACGAGGGACGCCGGCCCGGCCGCGGAGCGCGACGAGGAGAAGGTACGCCGGTTCGTCGAACACATGGCGATGGTCTTCGAGGACTGGGGTTTCCCCAGGATGGCGGCCCGGGTGCTGCTGACGATGATGGCCGCCGACGAGGAGACGCTGACCGCCGGTGAGCTCGCCGAGCGGCTCGAGGTCAGCGCGGCCGCGATCTCCGGCGCGGTGCGCTACCTGCAGCACCTGGGGATGCTGAGCCGGGAGCCGGTGCCCGGCTCCCGCACGCATCGCTACCGGCTGCCCGACGACGTGTGGTACGAGACCTCGATCAACAAGCGCGGAGCTCTGGCGAACGTCGCCGCGCTCGCCGACGAGGGCGCTCGTTCACTCGGCGGCTCGGACACCCCGTCCGGACGGCGGATGGAACAGATGCGCGACTTCTACACCTTCATCGACGGCGCCCTGGTCGACCTGATGGCGAAATGGGAGGCGGAGCGCACCACGAAGGCGGAGCACAGGGCCAAGGCGAGGCGGAGCTAG
- the moeZ gene encoding adenylyltransferase/sulfurtransferase MoeZ: MSVPPLVEPAPDLSVDEVRRYSRHIIIPEVGMDGQKRLKNAKVLVIGAGGLGSPALLYLAAAGVGTLGIVDFDVVDESNLQRQVIHGQSDVGKPKAVSAKESIAEINPYVKVNLHEERLDSDNALEIFADYDLILDGTDNFATRYLVNDAAVILGKPYVWGSIFRFEGQVSVFWAEHGPHYRDLYPEPPPPGMVPSCAEGGVLGVLCASIGSVMVNEAIKLITGIGDPLIGRLLIFDALEMSWRELKVNRDPETAPVKELIDYEAFCGVISDEAAEAVVDSTIDVRTLKQWLDARERGERDFFLVDVREPNEYDIVNIDGAVLIPKGEFLNGQAFEKLPKDKQVVLHCKVGGRSAEALAAAKGAGFADAVHVAGGISAWVSQIEPEKPSY, encoded by the coding sequence GTGTCCGTGCCGCCGCTCGTCGAGCCAGCCCCCGACCTCAGTGTGGACGAAGTACGCCGATACTCCCGGCACATCATCATCCCCGAGGTCGGCATGGACGGGCAGAAGCGCCTGAAGAACGCCAAGGTCCTCGTCATCGGGGCCGGTGGGCTCGGCAGTCCCGCCCTTCTCTACCTCGCCGCGGCCGGGGTGGGCACGCTCGGCATCGTCGACTTCGACGTGGTGGACGAGTCCAACCTCCAGCGCCAGGTGATCCACGGGCAGAGCGACGTCGGCAAGCCCAAGGCGGTGTCCGCCAAGGAGTCGATCGCCGAGATCAACCCGTACGTCAAGGTCAACCTGCACGAGGAGCGGCTCGACTCCGACAACGCCCTGGAGATCTTCGCCGACTACGACCTGATCCTGGACGGCACGGACAACTTCGCCACCCGCTACCTCGTCAACGACGCGGCGGTCATCCTCGGCAAGCCCTACGTCTGGGGTTCGATCTTCCGGTTCGAGGGCCAGGTCAGCGTGTTCTGGGCCGAGCACGGCCCGCACTACCGCGACCTCTACCCCGAGCCCCCGCCGCCCGGCATGGTTCCCTCCTGCGCCGAGGGCGGCGTGCTCGGCGTGCTGTGCGCCTCCATCGGCTCGGTGATGGTCAACGAGGCGATCAAGCTGATCACCGGCATCGGCGATCCGCTGATCGGCCGGCTGCTGATCTTCGACGCGCTGGAGATGAGCTGGCGCGAGCTCAAGGTCAACCGCGACCCCGAGACCGCGCCGGTCAAGGAGCTCATCGACTACGAGGCGTTCTGCGGCGTGATCTCCGACGAGGCGGCCGAGGCGGTGGTCGACTCCACCATCGACGTCCGCACCCTGAAGCAGTGGCTGGACGCCCGGGAGCGGGGCGAGCGCGACTTCTTCCTGGTCGACGTGCGAGAGCCCAACGAGTACGACATCGTCAACATCGACGGCGCCGTGCTGATCCCGAAGGGCGAGTTCCTCAACGGCCAGGCGTTCGAGAAGCTGCCGAAGGACAAGCAGGTCGTGCTGCACTGCAAGGTCGGCGGCCGCTCCGCGGAGGCACTGGCCGCGGCCAAGGGCGCGGGCTTCGCCGACGCCGTGCACGTCGCGGGCGGCATCTCAGCCTGGGTCAGCCAGATCGAGCCCGAGAAGCCGTCCTACTGA
- the ligD gene encoding non-homologous end-joining DNA ligase produces the protein MADKATRVRIDGHVLSLSNLDKVLYPEVGFTKGEVIDYYSRIAPVLLPRLTDRPLTRKRWPDGVSGQPFFEKNVPRGTPDWVRTVTVASPGSTRDREEVEYVVADDLPTLVWLSNLAALELHVPQWRVGPRGGVRKPDLLVVDLDPGPPADLVACCEVALLLRDLFDADGLRAWAKTSGGKGMQLYVPVAETSGETTSAYAKELAEKLAHDRPELVVSSMRRSLRPGKVLLDWSQNNPAKTTIAAYSLRGRETPTVSTPLTWEEVEGCEDAAELSFGPADVLDRVEEFGDLFADLSTLEQRLP, from the coding sequence ATGGCAGACAAGGCGACCCGCGTCCGCATCGACGGGCACGTGCTCTCCCTGTCCAACCTCGACAAGGTGCTCTACCCCGAGGTCGGGTTCACCAAGGGTGAGGTCATCGACTACTACTCCCGGATCGCGCCGGTGCTGCTCCCCCGGCTCACCGACCGCCCGCTGACCCGCAAGCGGTGGCCGGACGGCGTGAGCGGGCAGCCGTTCTTCGAGAAGAACGTCCCCCGCGGCACCCCCGACTGGGTACGCACCGTGACCGTCGCCTCCCCGGGCAGCACCCGCGACCGGGAGGAGGTCGAGTACGTCGTCGCCGACGACCTGCCGACGCTGGTGTGGCTGTCCAACCTCGCCGCCCTGGAGTTGCACGTCCCGCAGTGGCGGGTCGGCCCGCGCGGCGGCGTCCGGAAGCCGGACCTGCTCGTGGTCGACCTCGACCCGGGCCCGCCGGCCGACCTGGTGGCCTGCTGTGAGGTGGCGCTGCTGCTGCGCGACCTCTTCGACGCCGACGGACTGCGCGCCTGGGCCAAGACCTCCGGCGGGAAGGGCATGCAGCTGTACGTCCCGGTCGCCGAGACCTCCGGGGAGACCACCTCGGCGTACGCCAAGGAGCTGGCCGAGAAGCTGGCCCACGACCGCCCCGAGCTGGTGGTCTCCTCGATGCGCAGGTCCCTGCGGCCGGGCAAGGTGCTGCTCGACTGGAGCCAGAACAACCCCGCGAAGACGACTATCGCGGCATATTCCCTGCGCGGGCGGGAGACCCCGACGGTCTCCACCCCCCTCACCTGGGAGGAGGTGGAGGGCTGCGAGGACGCCGCCGAGCTGTCCTTCGGGCCGGCCGACGTCCTCGACCGGGTGGAGGAGTTCGGGGACCTGTTCGCTGACCTGTCGACGCTGGAGCAGCGGCTGCCCTGA
- a CDS encoding ABC transporter ATP-binding protein: MTDLAISVSGLRKSFGRTVALDDLDLSVRAGEVHGFLGPNGAGKSTTIRVLLGLLRADAGQVNLLGGDPWKDATSLHRRLAYVPGDVTLWPSLSGGEVIDLLGRLRGGLDPHRRADLLERFELDPRKKGRAYSKGNKQKVGLIAALASDVELLLLDEPTSGLDPLMEEVFQQCIHEERQRGRTVLLSSHILAEVEALCDRVSIIRRGRTVESGTLAELRHLTRTSIQADLASPPNGLASLPGVHDLRIDGTRVRCEVDTSQLDGLMAELTRSGLRGLTSQPPTLEELFLRHYQDDVSGAEPAEVAR, encoded by the coding sequence ATGACCGACCTCGCAATCTCCGTGTCCGGGCTCCGCAAGAGCTTCGGCCGCACCGTCGCCCTGGACGACCTCGACCTGAGCGTCCGCGCCGGTGAAGTACACGGCTTCCTCGGCCCCAACGGCGCCGGGAAGTCCACCACCATCCGCGTCCTGCTCGGCCTGCTGCGCGCCGACGCGGGCCAGGTGAACCTGCTCGGTGGCGACCCGTGGAAGGACGCCACCTCCCTGCACCGGCGGTTGGCGTACGTCCCCGGCGACGTGACGCTGTGGCCCAGCCTGTCCGGCGGTGAGGTGATCGACCTGCTCGGCCGGCTGCGGGGCGGGCTCGACCCGCACCGCCGGGCCGACCTGCTGGAGCGGTTCGAGCTCGACCCGCGCAAGAAGGGCCGGGCGTACTCCAAGGGCAACAAGCAGAAGGTGGGGCTGATCGCCGCGCTCGCCTCCGACGTCGAGCTGCTGCTGCTGGACGAGCCCACGTCGGGCCTGGACCCCCTGATGGAGGAGGTGTTCCAGCAGTGCATCCACGAGGAACGCCAGCGTGGCCGGACGGTCCTGCTGTCCAGTCACATCCTCGCCGAGGTGGAGGCGCTGTGCGACCGGGTGAGCATCATCCGGCGGGGGCGCACGGTCGAGTCGGGCACGCTGGCCGAGCTCCGCCACCTCACGCGTACGTCCATCCAGGCCGACCTGGCCAGCCCGCCGAACGGTCTGGCGTCGCTGCCGGGTGTACACGATCTGCGGATCGACGGCACGCGGGTGCGGTGCGAGGTGGACACCAGCCAACTCGACGGACTGATGGCCGAGCTCACCCGCTCCGGCCTGCGCGGGCTGACCAGCCAGCCGCCCACCCTGGAGGAGCTGTTCCTGCGGCACTACCAGGACGACGTGTCCGGGGCCGAGCCGGCGGAGGTGGCCCGATGA
- a CDS encoding MGMT family protein, producing MPSEEYVERVLSVVERIPPGAVLAYGDVAEYLGDGGPRQVGWVMSHYGGSVPWWRVVRADGRPADCHAGEAVRRLRAEGAPFRETSGRVDMAAARWDGAAADGPMVEEGPT from the coding sequence ATGCCGTCCGAGGAGTACGTCGAGCGGGTGCTCTCCGTCGTGGAGCGCATCCCGCCCGGCGCCGTGCTCGCCTACGGCGACGTCGCGGAGTATCTCGGGGACGGCGGTCCCCGGCAGGTCGGCTGGGTGATGTCGCACTACGGCGGAAGCGTTCCCTGGTGGCGGGTCGTCCGTGCGGACGGGCGGCCCGCCGACTGCCACGCCGGCGAGGCGGTGCGCCGGCTGCGCGCGGAAGGCGCGCCGTTCCGGGAAACCTCCGGCCGGGTGGACATGGCCGCGGCCCGCTGGGACGGCGCGGCCGCGGACGGTCCCATGGTCGAGGAGGGCCCGACCTAG
- a CDS encoding TetR/AcrR family transcriptional regulator: MSEARPRGGRLPRLARRAQLLDAARQVFVAVGYHAAAMDDIADRAGVSKPVLYQHFPSKLELYLALLDATCDGLVDAVRAALASTTDNQQRVAATMRAYLDFVSDEDGTFRLVFESDLTGEPAVRERVDRVAHQCADAIADVIQEDTGGPREQALLLAAGLAGTAQVTARWWLSSEGSIGRDEATRLLTTLAWRGLRGFPRAE, encoded by the coding sequence ATGTCCGAGGCCCGCCCCCGCGGAGGCCGACTCCCCCGGCTGGCCCGACGTGCCCAACTGCTCGACGCGGCGCGCCAGGTCTTCGTGGCGGTCGGCTACCACGCGGCGGCGATGGACGACATCGCCGACCGCGCGGGAGTCAGCAAACCCGTGCTCTACCAGCACTTCCCGAGCAAGCTCGAGCTGTACCTCGCGCTGCTCGACGCCACCTGCGACGGCCTGGTGGACGCCGTACGCGCCGCATTGGCCTCGACGACCGACAACCAGCAGCGGGTGGCGGCGACGATGCGGGCCTACCTCGACTTCGTGAGCGACGAGGACGGCACGTTCCGCCTGGTGTTCGAGTCCGACCTCACCGGCGAACCCGCCGTCCGCGAGCGGGTGGACCGGGTGGCCCACCAGTGCGCGGACGCGATCGCCGACGTCATCCAGGAGGACACCGGGGGCCCGCGGGAGCAGGCGCTCCTGCTGGCGGCCGGGCTCGCCGGCACCGCACAGGTCACCGCGCGGTGGTGGCTGTCCTCGGAGGGTTCGATCGGCCGGGACGAGGCCACCCGGCTGCTGACCACGCTCGCCTGGCGGGGCCTGCGGGGATTCCCACGGGCCGAGTGA